In one Lolium rigidum isolate FL_2022 chromosome 3, APGP_CSIRO_Lrig_0.1, whole genome shotgun sequence genomic region, the following are encoded:
- the LOC124699544 gene encoding acyl transferase 1-like yields the protein MVTFTARRSEPELVRPARPTPVETKALSDLDDQLPLRFYESIVGFFKSPPGENVKPGKVAKGIKAAVAGALVYYYPMAGRLRKLPDGNKLVVDCTGDGVVFVEATADVRLEDLGEPLVPPYPCVEEFLGDAGDTRDVVGKPLLFLQVTQLKCGGFVIGLHMCHCIADGFGILQFIKTIADFACGELIPTTLPVWKRDIFTARMPPSIAHVYPAYKPFIHGLQCTGDDVMLSTPPESMEVQYLFFGPKEIDTLRSHIPEQLSKSTTTFELITAVMWRCRTLALGYGPSEKVRVMFTLNTRGRSINGESVVPRGYYGNAHFSPMVEVTVDELATKPLASILEKMRKVKWDTTKECMKSMVDLLALWREWSPFGMDRTYEVSDTKWVGGKALKFGKAELVAAGTPHAGDFTSKLISYHTKCKNIDGEDSTVVSILLPKPAMEKFRKEMAIWLKK from the exons ATGGTGACATTCACGGCACGCCGGAGCGAGCCTGAGCTGGTGCGTCCGGCACGGCCAACGCCAGTCGAAACGAAGGCCCTCTCCGACCTCGATGACCAGTTGCCGCTGAGGTTCTACGAGTCGATCGTCGGGTTTTTCAAGAGCCCGCCGGGAGAGAACGTCAAACCGGGCAAAGTGGCGAAGGGCATCAAGGCGGCCGTGGCCGGCGCCCTGGTGTACTACTACCCGATGGCCGGACGCCTGCGCAAGCTCCCCGACGGGAACAAGCTCGTCGTCGACTGCACGGGAGATGGGGTGGTTTTCGTGGAGGCGACGGCGGACGTGCGGCTGGAGGACCTTGGCGAGCCGTTAGTGCCGCCGTATCCGTGCGTCGAGGAGTTCCTGGGAGATGCTGGCGACACGAGAGATGTGGTTGGCAAGCCTTTGCTCTTCCTACAG GTGACACAGCTAAAATGTGGAGGATTTGTTATTGGGCTTCATATGTGCCACTGCATTGCCGATGGTTTTGGCATCCTCCAGTTTATCAAAACTATCGCTGACTTTGCATGTGGCGAACTTATACCAACCACTTTGCCCGTGTGGAAACGAGACATTTTCACAGCACGTATGCCACCCTCCATTGCACATGTCTACCCAGCGTATAAACCGTTTATTCATGGTTTACAGTGCACGGGAGATGACGTGATGCTATCAACTCCACCAGAATCTATGGAAGTGCAATATTTATTCTTTGGACCAAAAGAGATTGATACTTTGAGAAGTCACATCCCAGAGCAGCTGTCCAAATCCACTACAACATTTGAGCTCATTACAGCTGTCATGTGGCGGTGTCGCACATTGGCACTAGGTTATGGGCCAAGTGAGAAGGTGCGTGTCATGTTTACTTTGAATACACGGGGCAGAAGCATTAATGGTGAAAGTGTTGTCCCACGTGGTTACTATGGAAATGCACATTTCTCTCCCATGGTTGAAGTCACCGTGGATGAGCTAGCTACAAAGCCACTTGCATCTATACTTGAGAAAATGCGCAAAGTCAAGTGGGACACCACAAAGGAGTGTATGAAGTCAATGGTGGATTTGTTAGCATTATGGCGGGAGTGGTCACCTTTCGGTATGGACAGAACTTATGAGGTTAGTGATACAAAGTGGGTTGGAGGAAAGGCACTAAAGTTCGGGAAAGCCGAGCTGGTTGCTGCCGGCACACCTCATGCCGGGGATTTCACTTCAAAGTTGATAAGCTATCACACCAAGTGTAAGAATATAGATGGTGAGGACTCCACCGTGGTCTCCATCTTACTACCAAAACCGGCAATGGAGAAGTTCAGAAAGGAGATGGCAATTTGGTTGAAGAAATGA
- the LOC124694562 gene encoding glutathione S-transferase F11-like, translating to MAPTSVKVFGSPTSAEVARVLMCLFEKDVEFQLIRVDAYHGAKRMPQYLKLQPRGEALTFEDDNLTLSESRGILRHISHKYAKQGNPDLIGSGALERASIEQWLQTEAQSFDVPSAEMVYSLAFLPPAMPQQHQNGNGNGNGNGYGNNNGNGNGNVNGMGKGIVNGTGNGAVNASTKRVLAGAPPGTTKEKEEEMRRLFEKSQRELEKLLDIYEQRLEEAAYLAGDKFTIADLSHLPNADRLASDPRSRRMFERRRNVSRWWEDVSRRESWAYVKSLQRPPSSNGADADADATHAQNGQKRVDGDNDSKLQRNQYGDNDNNHQRNQYGEAKDYQQGRPSADGRY from the exons ATGGCGCCGACGAGCGTGAAGGTGTTCGGGTCGCCGACGTCGGCGGAGGTGGCCCGCGTGCTCATGTGCCTGTTCGAGAAAGACGTGGAGTTCCAGCTCATCCGCGTCGACGCCTACCACGGAGCCAAACGCATGCCCCAGTACCTCAAGCTCCAGCCCCGCGGCGAGGCGCTCACCTTCGAGGACGACAACCTCACCCTCTCCG AGTCGAGGGGCATCCTGCGGCACATCTCGCACAAGTACGCGAAGCAGGGCAACCCGGACCTGATCGGGTCGGGGGCGCTGGAGCGCGCGTCCATCGAGCAGTGGCTGCAGACGGAGGCGCAGAGCTTCGACGTGCCCAGCGCCGAGATGGTCTACAGCCTCGCCTTCCTGCCGCCCGCCATGCCGCAGCAGCACCAGAACGGCAACGGGAACGGCAATGGTAATGGCTATGGCAACAACAACGGCAACGGCAACGGCAACGTCAACGGCATGGGTAAGGGCATTGTCAATGGCACTGGCAACGGCGCGGTGAACGCGTCGACGAAGCGCGTGTTGGCCGGGGCGCCACCGGGCACGaccaaggagaaggaggaggagatgcGGAGGCTGTTCGAGAAGAGCCAGAGGGAGCTGGAGAAGCTGCTGGACATCTACGAGCAGCGCCTGGAGGAGGCGGCGTACCTGGCCGGGGACAAGTTCACCATCGCCGACCTGTCGCACCTGCCCAACGCCGACCGCCTCGCCTCCGACCCGCGCTCCCGCCGCATGTTCGAGCGCCGCAGGAACGTCAGCCGCTGGTGGGAAGACGTCTCCCGGCGCGAGTCCTGGGCCTACGTCAAGAGCCTGCAGCGCCCGCCCTCCTCCAAcggcgccgacgccgacgccgacgccacgCACGCGCAGAACGGACAGAAGCGCGTCGACGGCGACAACGACAGCAAACTCCAGCGCAACCAGTACGGCGACAACGACAACAATCACCAGCGCAACCAGTATGGCGAGGCCAAGGACTACCAGCAGGGCCGGCCGTCCGCCGACGGGCGGTACTGA